Proteins co-encoded in one Anabas testudineus chromosome 8, fAnaTes1.2, whole genome shotgun sequence genomic window:
- the LOC113163146 gene encoding proteasome activator complex subunit 3-like isoform X2, which produces MSSLLKVDSELKAKVETFREQITSEAENLVANFFPQKLIDLDHFLEENILNVSDLKEIHSEIQFQLPDPIRFTNSHDGVDMKPMKRKLEDGVIDGNWRGETEMLVMPEGMMKCNAKLMDLIERVKPEIRTLIEKCNTVKMWIQLLIPRIEDGNNFGVSIQEETVAELRMVESEAASYLDQISRYYITRAQLVSKITKYPHVEDYRRTVSEIDEKEYISLRIIVSELRNQYILPLCLFTAASTTYV; this is translated from the exons ATGTCGTCTCTCCTGAAGGTCGACAGCGAGCTGAAAGCCAAG GTGGAGACATTCAGGGAGCAGATCACCAGTGAG GCTGAAAACCTGGTTGCCAACTTTTTTCCTCAAAAACTTATAGATCTGGATCATTTTCTTGAG GAGAACATTCTCAATGTGTCCGATTTGAAGGAAATCCATTCAGAGATCCAGTTCCAACTTCCAGACCCGATCCGCTTCACTAATAGCCATGATGGCGTGGACATG aaACCCATGAAGAGGAAACTAGAGGATGGAGTCATAGATGGGAACTGGCGAG GGGAAACCGAAATGCTGGTGATGCCAGAGGGGATGATGAAATGTAACGCCAAGCTGATGGACCTGATTGAACGAGTCAAACCAGAGATCAGGACGCTGATTGAGAAATGCAACACA GTTAAGATGTGGATCCAGCTGCTCATTCCAAGGATAGAAGACGGAAACAACTTTGGAGTCTCCATACAG GAAGAGACAGTGGCAGAGCTGAGGATGGTAGAATCAGAGGCGGCGTCCTACTTAGACCAGATCTCCAGATATTACATCACCAGAGCCCAGCTCGTCTCTAAAATCACCAAGTACCCTCACGTG GAGGACTACAGAAGGACAGTTTCAGAGATTGATGAGAAGGAGTACATCAGCCTGAGGATCATTGTTTCCGAGCTCAGGAATCAATAT
- the LOC113163146 gene encoding proteasome activator complex subunit 3-like isoform X1 — protein MSSLLKVDSELKAKVETFREQITSEAENLVANFFPQKLIDLDHFLEENILNVSDLKEIHSEIQFQLPDPIRFTNSHDGVDMKPMKRKLEDGVIDGNWRGETEMLVMPEGMMKCNAKLMDLIERVKPEIRTLIEKCNTVKMWIQLLIPRIEDGNNFGVSIQEETVAELRMVESEAASYLDQISRYYITRAQLVSKITKYPHVEDYRRTVSEIDEKEYISLRIIVSELRNQYVALHDMILKNIEKIKKPRSSNSEALY, from the exons ATGTCGTCTCTCCTGAAGGTCGACAGCGAGCTGAAAGCCAAG GTGGAGACATTCAGGGAGCAGATCACCAGTGAG GCTGAAAACCTGGTTGCCAACTTTTTTCCTCAAAAACTTATAGATCTGGATCATTTTCTTGAG GAGAACATTCTCAATGTGTCCGATTTGAAGGAAATCCATTCAGAGATCCAGTTCCAACTTCCAGACCCGATCCGCTTCACTAATAGCCATGATGGCGTGGACATG aaACCCATGAAGAGGAAACTAGAGGATGGAGTCATAGATGGGAACTGGCGAG GGGAAACCGAAATGCTGGTGATGCCAGAGGGGATGATGAAATGTAACGCCAAGCTGATGGACCTGATTGAACGAGTCAAACCAGAGATCAGGACGCTGATTGAGAAATGCAACACA GTTAAGATGTGGATCCAGCTGCTCATTCCAAGGATAGAAGACGGAAACAACTTTGGAGTCTCCATACAG GAAGAGACAGTGGCAGAGCTGAGGATGGTAGAATCAGAGGCGGCGTCCTACTTAGACCAGATCTCCAGATATTACATCACCAGAGCCCAGCTCGTCTCTAAAATCACCAAGTACCCTCACGTG GAGGACTACAGAAGGACAGTTTCAGAGATTGATGAGAAGGAGTACATCAGCCTGAGGATCATTGTTTCCGAGCTCAGGAATCAATAT GTGGCTCTCCATGATATGATCCTGAAGAACATTGAGAAGATTAAGAAACCCAGAAGCAGCAACTCTGAAGCTCTTTACTGA
- the LOC113162699 gene encoding apoptosis regulator BAX-like → MACEGNGLSDERIGEALIREVIEDQLKDIPSEDVPPLTPLVKVKNDQEQKVVAQLAAMVRIVGDRMHTDRAFQDAIDGIARNSNSKWDKFREVADKVFEHGITWERIAVLIYVAGKLAVKMVEAHLPQSVREILKWTVEFFKNNLLGWIWEHGGWISSFSELAKSSMQSMSCMGSLNYGWVFIFVAGLGLGSFITWRLTR, encoded by the exons ATGGCGTGTGAAGGAAACGGTCTGTCCG ATGAGAGGATAGGGGAAGCCCTGATCAGAGA GGTCATAGAGGACCAGCTGAAAGATATACCCTCTGAGGATGTCCCACCCCTCACTCCCCTGGTGAAAGTAAAGAATGACCAGGAGCAGAAGGTGGTGGCCCAGCTGGCCGCAATGGTTCGCATCGTTGGAGACAggatgcacacagacagagcgTTCCAGGA TGCAATTGATGGGATTGCTAGAAACTCAAACTCCAAGTGGGACAAATTCAGGGAAGTGGCAGACAAAGTGTTTGAACATGGAATCACCTGGGAAAGGATCGCTGTGCTTATCTATGTTGCCGGCAAGCTGGCTGTCAAG ATGGTGGAAGCCCATCTTCCTCAGTCAGTGAGAGAGATCCTGAAGTGGACTGTGGAGTTTTTCAAAAACAATCTCCTGGGCTGGATTTGGGAACATGGTGGATGG ATCAGCAGTTTCTCCGAGCTAGCAAAGTCTTCCATGCAGAGCATGTCATGCATGGGCTCTCTCAACTATGGCTGGGTCTTCATCTTTGTCGCTGGTCTGGGTTTAGGAAGCTTCATCACCTGGAGACTGACCAGATGA